In Alteromonas mediterranea DE, a single genomic region encodes these proteins:
- a CDS encoding wax ester/triacylglycerol synthase domain-containing protein, producing MAKTLSFLDKSFWITESDENPKHVACLQLLALPEGAKSTEYVPNLFQEIRSFARATSPFNCAVKTVLGYPIGFAPVKKLNMDYHVQIHKVADVTNREALDGFVARLHASRLDPDKPLWQYHFIFDENSDSFAIYARVHHMYGDGATLVRWFQSGYVSHSHESKFTPVWALKRLRNKRREPASFYKRLVGVGYALKTAFDLLIIFIRIFMKILRVNPHYMPIPFTGTKTVLTGQVKAGRAVATMDLDFKRVKALARRTRSTANEVLLCAFDIGVHKLLQDHGQVFKKALFTNMPINLRKPGEKTTGNKIAIVPVQLAHGETDPYLRLRQIVVNHRIVKHAAQHARPAAFSGYTIVIQSLALVFEWLRLSSVVKPIANILISSVPGPKDFRYLKDAKLLACYPISTMTPGGGVNITLMTYAGTANVGLVCCNKNIESLQPLARYVEEAFDMLEASVDNPRLNIEDIGEQVDTVPVSIVSDH from the coding sequence TTGTTTCAAGAAATAAGAAGTTTTGCTCGTGCTACATCACCGTTTAACTGTGCGGTAAAAACAGTATTGGGCTATCCAATAGGCTTTGCGCCGGTAAAAAAACTGAACATGGACTATCACGTTCAAATTCACAAAGTAGCTGATGTTACTAACAGAGAAGCCTTGGATGGGTTTGTGGCAAGACTTCATGCTTCGCGTTTAGACCCTGACAAACCGTTGTGGCAGTACCACTTTATTTTTGATGAAAACAGCGACTCTTTTGCCATTTACGCAAGAGTACACCACATGTATGGCGACGGTGCCACGCTAGTGCGTTGGTTTCAATCAGGGTACGTGTCTCATTCCCATGAATCTAAATTCACCCCAGTATGGGCACTTAAGCGGCTAAGAAACAAACGACGGGAACCCGCAAGCTTTTACAAGCGCTTAGTGGGGGTGGGTTATGCGCTAAAAACGGCATTCGATCTCTTAATTATTTTTATCCGCATTTTTATGAAGATACTAAGAGTTAACCCTCACTATATGCCTATACCGTTTACCGGCACTAAAACCGTGCTCACAGGGCAAGTAAAGGCCGGTCGGGCAGTGGCTACAATGGATTTAGATTTTAAGCGCGTAAAAGCGTTAGCCCGGCGCACCCGCTCCACGGCAAATGAGGTATTACTTTGTGCGTTTGACATTGGTGTTCACAAACTGCTTCAAGACCACGGTCAAGTATTTAAAAAAGCGCTCTTTACTAATATGCCCATTAATTTGCGAAAACCGGGTGAGAAAACCACTGGGAACAAAATTGCGATAGTCCCGGTTCAACTTGCCCACGGCGAAACCGACCCTTACCTTCGTTTACGCCAAATTGTGGTGAATCACCGCATTGTGAAACATGCAGCACAGCACGCCCGTCCGGCAGCATTTAGCGGCTATACCATCGTTATTCAATCACTAGCCTTGGTTTTTGAATGGCTCAGGCTATCAAGCGTGGTAAAACCGATAGCAAATATACTCATATCTAGTGTCCCCGGGCCTAAAGATTTTCGCTATTTAAAAGACGCCAAGCTATTAGCGTGTTACCCCATTTCCACCATGACACCGGGTGGCGGTGTCAATATCACGCTGATGACATACGCCGGAACGGCGAATGTTGGCTTGGTGTGCTGCAATAAAAATATTGAATCCTTGCAGCCCCTAGCTCGCTACGTAGAAGAAGCTTTCGATATGCTTGAAGCCAGTGTTGATAACCCTAGGCTGAATATAGAAGATATTGGTGAGCAGGTGGATACGGTACCGGTCTCCATAGTCTCAGACCATTAG